The following are encoded together in the Tripterygium wilfordii isolate XIE 37 chromosome 3, ASM1340144v1, whole genome shotgun sequence genome:
- the LOC119995452 gene encoding protein virilizer homolog produces MGRPEPCVLFAQTFVHPHLDEYVDEVLFAESIVVTGCEFLEQNASSASQALTLVGATSPPSFALEVFVQCEGETRFRRLCQPFLYSHSSSNVLEVEAVVTNHLVVRGSYRSLSLVIYGNTAEDLGQFNIEFDDNSITNLVTSTEGKLEDLPLALRSTNRKIEESLSSLKVLSLPSVVSDITVDVKQFLQLTSKVLETSKVLELSIIGHTVDKVVSTVVSAASSCVSNDFCCEAINRKHCALGGSKNSVEINHIMNEARKELLEFVGGHESTELLAECNFIETGADLATSKQLVDMLSQYFDFQKSSRCAENDELPQCQNKNVILGLGMALLLCSGRESCFHFVNGGGMEQIAHVFSGNMQNSSPIALLLLGVIEQATRYSVGCEGFLGWWPREDEDIPSGISESYSQLLKLFLQKPRHDVASLAAYVLHRLRFYEVVSRYEHAVLSVLEGQSACGRVTSVSLDMLISAKLQLEKLLKLINSRGPVEDPSPVAWTKRLLFLGQTEGLLSYKATSYLIDSSTCCFSNWDIDSHLLALLKERGFIPLSAALLASPILRSEVGDVIETFVDIASTMGAIVLALLSCRSGLIFLSHQPDLAATLIGVLKGADDMHKEECVPLRYASVLISKGLVCSPREVGMILEMHLRVVNAVDRLLLLSPDSEEFLWVLWELCGLSRSDCGRQALLILGYFPEALKLLIEALHSVKEPGPISKDAGTSPLNIAIFHSAAEIFEIIVTDSTASSLSAWIEYAMELQTALRSSSPGSNRKDAPARLLEWIDAGVVYHKNGVIGVLRYAAVLASGGDAHLSSTTMLVSDLTDVDIVDGDSSASPDLNVVDNLGKVTSEKTFDGVNLRDSSVAQLTTAMRILAFISENSTVAAALYDEGAITVVYAVLVNCSFMFERFSNSYDYLVDESTEGNSTSDLLVERYREQSLVDLLVPSLVLLSNLLHKLQEANEQHRNTRLMNALLRLHREVSTKLAACAADLSSAYPDSALGFGAVCHLIVSAVACWPVYGWTPGLFHSLITSVQATSFQALGPKEACSLLCILNDLFPEEGIWLWRNGMPLSCGLSTVAVGTLLGPLKGRQVDWYLEARYLERLLCQLNPQLDKIAQIVQHYAISALVVIQDMLRVLIIRIACQKGKNASVLLRPILSWIQDHVSDLSPPSDVDAYKICRFLDFIASLLEHPRAKALVLEEEGIQLLLKVLERCFHAIDSDGKQSLSSEKAGFSMINWCLPVFKFFALLCNPQTSLLYPGRHDMHNNSGEMVTRDWLLLIRHILKFCQVLPVGKQLLSCLTAFKELGSCNEGRHALLTTVLGDNSGILELESERQPERDDKDMVNDFEWRECPPLLCCWRKLLKSVDTEDVLPADTIEAVNALCLGSLCFCIDEKSLNLNAVAAIRCLFGLPDDVCKTDDFPEDNLKFIREMTTVLDEKMSDCNYVVRSDMRTFLYRVSESTMSLLALLEKNNGSVQMDNIVSVENVLSWTNEVLVSLDIPQMSDGSAEKADDSLFLGGLGEKFLWECPETLPDRLPQTTLSGKRKMPSLEGPGRRTRGDNSVVETTGQNSFSRGSVPPTSSGTTRRDIFRHRKPNTSRPPSMHVDDYVARERSVDGVSSSSNVIAIQRVGSTGGRPPSIHVDEFMARQRERQNPMATVVGEGSAQVKNVTPLNDTDTEKANKLKQLKSDLDDDLQGIDIVFDAEENESDDKLPFPQPDDNLQQPAPLTVEQSSSHSIVEETENDANEGGQFSRLGTPVYADENAQSEFSSRMSVSRPEVPLTREPSVSSDNKFPEQSEDFRNDIHSKTSSGHDSAGASSSSRFPAVFSNAPSSVQLPVGSRMFPQNFYVKNSPQHAGSFPVAAGSRGPYDQKVLLNQPPLPPMPPPQSISNVVSQSSELAQGQSSPFANSLTDGQPQVLTAFQVLSEYARTTLSSPSGSARHPPLPPTPPPFSSSSYNLTSVKTSGSQYNQITGGTTELPQTSVSSMIDTRLGNFYASGQTSYPPLPLMPPSVFSRPSVPMTLYGNTPTQQLGENPSNIVQNLSIPLSSIQSVHSLVPLQPLQPPQIIRPLQPPQHFRPPVQGSQQLEQVEPLQNPVQMQMLQQVSQQPEFSQAQQQQQVAHQQGNITSQQLQDSGMSLHEYFKSPEAIQSLLSDRDKLCQLLEQHPKLMQMLQEKLGQL; encoded by the exons ATGGGCCGGCCTGAGCCTTGCGTCTTGTTTGCACAGACCTTTGTTCACCCTCACCTCGACGAATACGTTGACGaa GTATTGTTTGCAGAATCTATTGTTGTTACTGGATGTGAGTTTCTCGAACAGAACGCATCATCGGCTTCTCAAGCATTAACACTTGTTGG GGCCACTTCACCTCCATCCTTTGCTCTGGAAGTGTTTGTTCAATGTGAAGGGGAGACAAGATTCAGGCGTCTCTGTCAGCCTTTCCTGTATTCTCATTCTTCTTCCAATGTGTTGGAAGTAGAG GCTGTTGTAACTAATCATCTAGTTGTCAGGGGCAGTTACCGTAGTCTGAGCTTGGTTATTTATGGAAACACAGCGGAGGATCTTGGTCAAttcaatattgagtttgatgATAACTCAATTACTAATCTTGTGACTTCTACTGAAGGAAAGCTTGAGGACCTCCCTTTGGCACTACGTTCAACTAACAGGAAAATTGAGGAATCACTTTCCTCTCTGAAAGTGTTATCATTACCCAGTGTTGTGAGTGACATAACCGTTGATGTTAAACAGTTTTTACAGCTAACTTCTAAAGTTTTGGAGACTTCTAAAGTTTTGGAGTTGTCAATCATTGGGCATACAGTGGATAAAGTTGTGAGTACCGTGGTCTCAGCAGCATCTTCATGTGTCTCCAATGATTTTTGTTGTGAAGCAATCAATCGGAAACATTGTGCTTTGGGTGGATCCAAAAATTCTGTAGAGATAAACCATATTATGAATGAGGCAAGAAAAGAGCTTCTTGAGTTTGTTGGTGGACACGAATCTACTGAATTGTTGGCGGAGTGTAATTTTATTGAAACCGGAGCTGATTTGGCTACTTCTAAACAGTTGGTTGATATGTTGAGCCAGTACTTTGATTTTCAAAAGAGCAGCAGGTGTGCTGAGAATGATGAGCTTCCACAG TGTCAGAACAAGAATGTCATTCTTGGGTTGGGCATGGCTCTTTTATTGTGCTCTGGTAGAGAAAGCTGCTTTCACTTTGTCAATGGTGGTGGAATGGAGCAGATTGCGCATGTTTTTTCTGGAAACATGCAGAATTCTTCCCCCATTGCACTACTGTTACTTGGAGTCATCGAGCAGGCTACTCGCTACTCAGTTGGGTGTGAAGGCTTTTTAGGTTGGTGGCCTCGTGAAGATGAAGATATACCATCTGGTATTAGCGAGAGTTATAGTCAATTGTTGAAGCTATTCCTGCAAAAACCTCGTCATGATGTGGCTTCTCTTGCTGCTTATGTCCTTCATCGCCTCCGATTTTATGAAGTTGTTTCCAGATATGAG CATGCAGTTCTATCTGTGCTGGAGGGTCAGTCTGCTTGTGGTAGGGTAACAAGCGTCTCCTTGGACATGCTTATCAGTGCTAAATTACAACTTGAAAAGCTATTG AAATTGATTAATTCACGTGGTCCAGTTGAAGATCCTTCTCCTGTGGCTTGGACAAAACGTTTATTATTTCTTGGTCAAACAGAAGGACTATTGTCCTATAAAGCTACAAGTTACTTGATTGATTCCTCGACTTGTTGCTTTTCAAATTGGGACATCGACTCTCATTTGCTGGCACTTCTCAAG GAGAGGGGATTTATACCATTGTCTGCTGCGCTGTTGGCATCGCCAATATTGCGTTCAGAAGTGGGAGATGTGATTGAAACTTTTGTGGATATTGCGTCAACTATGGGGGCCATAGTTCTTGCACTTCTTTCATGTCGTTCAG GTTTAATCTTTCTATCACATCAGCCTGACCTGGCAGCTACATTGATTGGGGTCTTGAAGGGTGCTGATGATATGCACAAAGAAGAGTGTGTTCCTCTTCGTTATGCATCTGTTTTAATATCAAAGGGTTTGGTTTGCAGTCCGCGGGAAGTAGGGATGATTCTTGAGATGCATTTGAGGGTG GTTAACGCTGTGGATCGTTTGCTTTTATTGAGTCCAGACTCAGAAGAATTTTTGTGGGTGCTGTGGGAGCTATGTGGTCTCTCTAG GTCTGATTGTGGACGCCAGGCTTTGTTGATTCTGGGATATTTTCCTGAG GCTTTAAAACTACTGATTGAAGCTTTGCATTCTGTCAAAGAACCGGGGCCAATTTCCAAGGATGCTG GAACTTCACCTCTCAATATTGCGATATTCCACTCAGCTGCTGAGATTTTTGAAATCATTGTCACTGACTCAACTGCATCTTCTCTGAGCGCTTGGATTGAATATGCTATGGAACTTCAAACGGCTTTGCGTTCTTCTTCTCCTGGGTCAAATAGGAAAGATGCTCCAGCACGGCTGCTGGAATGGATAGATGCTGGTGTAGTTTATCATAAAAATGGGGTTATTGGTGTTTTACGGTATGCTGCTGTGTTAGCTTCTGGAGGAGATGCGCACTTATCCTCAACCACTATGTTAGTCTCTGATCTGACAGATGTGGATATTGTTGATGGAGATTCTTCTGCGAGTCCCGATCTTAATGTTGTGGACAATCTTGGGAAGGTTACCTCTGAAAAGACTTTTGATGGTGTTAATCTCCGCGACTCTTCTGTTGCCCAATTGACAACAGCAATGCGGATTTTGGCATTCATTTCAGAGAACTCG ACTGTTGCTGCTGCCCTTTATGATGAAGGTGCCATCACTGTCGTATATGCAGTTCTGGTCAACTGCAGTTTCATGTTTGAGAGGTTCTCAAACAGTTATG ATTACCTCGTTGATGAGAGTACAGAAGGCAACTCTACATCTGATTTACTGGTGGAACGCTATCGTGAGCAGAGTTTAGTCGATCTTTTGGTGCCCTCTCTGGTATTGCTTAGCAACCTTCTTCATAAATTACAG GAAGCTAATGAGCAACATAGAAATACAAGACTAATGAATGCCCTTCTACGCTTGCATCGAGAAGTAAG CACAAAGCTAGCGGCGTGTGCAGCAGACTTGTCCTCAGCTTATCCTGATTCTGCACTTGGTTTTGGAGCTGTATGTCATCTAATTGTGTCAGCAGTTGCTTGCTGGCCGGTGTATGGCTGGACTCCTGGCCTTTTCCACTCCCTTATAACAAGCGTTCAAGCCACGTCATTCCAGGCTTTGGGTCCAAAAGAAGCTTGCAGTTTGCTGTGTATTTTG AATGATTTGTTTCCGGAAGAAGGTATCTGGCTTTGGAGGAATGGCATGCCCCTGTCATGTGGCCTAAGTACGGTGGCTGTTGGAACATTGCTAGGGCCTCTGAAGGGAAGACAGGTTGATTGGTATCTTGAGGCTAGATACCTTGAGAGACTGCTTTGCCAATTGAACCCACAGCTTGACAAAATTGCCCAGATTGTGCAGCATTATGCTATTTCT GCACTGGTTGTCATACAGGACATGCTTCGAGTTCTTATAATTCGCATTGCTTGCCAAAAGGGTAAAAATGCTTCAGTACTTCTGCGACCCATATTATCGTGGATTCAGGATCACGTTTCTGACTTGTCTCCACCATCAGATGTGGATGCTTACAAG ATTTGCAGGTTTCTTGACTTCATTGCTAGCTTATTGGAGCACCCACGAGCCAAG GCGCTAGTGTTAGAGGAGGAGGGCATTCAGCTACTGTTGAAGGTTCTGGAGAGGTGTTTTCATGCCATTGATTCAGATGGGAAACAGAGCTTGAGCAGTGAAAAAGCCGGGTTTAGTATGATTAATTGGTGCCTCCCCGTGTTCAAGTTCTTTGCACTACTTTGTAATCCTCAGACGTCCCTCCTGTACCCTGGGAGACATGATAT GCACAACAATTCTGGAGAAATGGTAACTAGAGATTGGTTGTTACTTATACGTCACATCCTCAAGTTTTGCCAG GTCCTTCCAGTTGGAAAGCAGTTACTTTCTTGTCTCACTGCTTTTAAAGAATTAGGTTCTTGCAATGAAGGTCGACATGCTCTCTTGACCACTGTACTTGGTGATAACTCTGGCATTCTGGAATTGGAGTCTGAGAGGCAACCGGAAAGGGACGATAAAGATATGGTTAATGACTTTGAATGGAGAGAGTGTCCCCCTTTGCTATGTTGCTGGAGAAAGTTACTGAAATCAGTTGACACGGAAGATGTTTTGCCTGCTGATACAATCGAGGCTGTTAATGCATTGTGTTTAGGCTCTTTATGCTTTTGCATTGACGAGAAAAG tCTGAACTTGAATGCAGTAGCAGCTATAAGATGCCTATTTGGGCTTCCTGATGATGTTTGCAAAACAGATGACTTTCCTGAGGATAATTTAAAATTCATTCGGGAAATGACTACTGTGTTGGATGAAAAGATGAGCGATTGTAACTATGTGGTTCGGTCGGACATGCGGACCTTTTTGTATCGG GTTTCAGAGTCTACTATGTCATTATTGGCGTTGTTGGAAAAGAATAATGGTTCAGTCCAGATGGATAACATTGTTTCTGTTGAAAATGTTCTTTCGTGGACAAACGAGGTTCTTGTCTCGTTGGACATACCTCAGATGTCGGATGGCAGTGCTGAAAAGGCTGATGATTCTCTTTTCCTGGGAGGACTTGGGGAGAAGTTTCTGTGGGAATGTCCAGAAACATTACCTGACAGGTTGCCACAGACAACTCTCTCTGGTAAGAGGAAGATGCCATCCTTGGAAGGCCCAGGTAGACGCACCAGGGGAGATAATTCAGTGGTTGAGACCACAGGACAAAATTCATTTTCAAGGGGCTCGGTTCCTCCAACCTCATCTGGTACAACTCGCAGGGATATCTTTAGGCATCGCAAACCAAATACTAGCCGACCTCCTTCCATGCATGTGGACGATTATGTTGCGAGAGAGAGAAGTGTTGATGGTGTTAGTAGTAGTAGTAATGTAATAGCCATCCAGCGTGTAGGATCAACTGGTGGGCGGCCCCCATCAATTCACGTGGATGAATTTATGGCTAGACAGAGGGAACGTCAGAATCCTATGGCAACAGTGGTTGGAGAAGGATCAGCACAGGTCAAGAACGTCACTCCTCTGAATGACACAGATACGGAGAAGGCTAATAAGTTGAAGCAATTAAAATCAGATCTTGATGATGATCTTCAGGGAATAGATATAGTTTTTGATGCTGAGGAAAATGAATCTGATGACAAATTGCCCTTTCCTCAGCCTGATGATAATCTGCAGCAACCTGCTCCTTTAACAGTTGAGCAAAGTTCTTCCCATTCAATTGTTGAGGAGACAGAGAATGATGCTAATGAAGGCGGTCAATTTTCTCGCTTAGGAACACCTGTATATGCTGATGAAAATGCCCAGAGTGAGTTCTCTTCTAGAATGTCAGTTTCTCGTCCTGAAGTACCATTGACTCGGGAACCAAGTGTTTCTTCGGATAATAAGTTTCCTGAGCAATCTGAAGATTTTAGGAATGATATCCATAGTAAGACATCTTCTGGGCATGATTCTGCTGGAGCATCAAGTTCTTCTCGATTTCCTGCTGTATTTAGTAATGCACCATCGTCGGTACAGTTACCAGTTGGGTCTAGGATGTTTCCGCAAAATTTCTACGTAAAAAACAGTCCGCAGCACGCTGGTAGTTTTCCTGTTGCTGCTGGATCACGAGGACCTTATGACCAGAAAGTTCTACTAAATCAACCACCTCTACCTCCAATGCCACCTCCACAGTCGATTTCAAACGTAGTATCTCAGTCTAGTGAGTTGGCTCAGGGTCAGTCATCTCCGTTTGCTAATTCTTTGACTGATGGACAGCCGCAAGTACTTACAGCCTTCCAA GTTCTGTCAGAGTATGCACGGACTACTCTCTCTTCTCCTAGTGGATCTGCTAGACATCCCCCACTGCCCCCTACGCCGCCTCCCTTTTCTTCTAGCTCATATAATTTAACATCCGTAAAAACTTCTGGATCCCAATACAATCAGATTACTGGTGGAACAACTGAACTTCCCCAGACATCTGTTTCATCTATGATTGATACTCGGTTGGGTAATTTTTATGCATCTGGACAGACTTCTTATCCACCACTTCCCCTAATGCCACCTTCAGTTTTCAGTCGGCCTTCTGTACCCATGACTCTTTATGGAAACACCCCAACTCAGCAGTTGGGCGAGAATCCCTCAAACATAGTGCAAAATCTCTCTATTCCTCTGTCGTCAATTCAGTCTGTACATTCCCTTGTTCCATTGCAGCCACTCCAGCCCCCACAGATCATACGTCCTCTGCAGCCCCCGCAGCATTTCAGGCCACCAGTGCAAGGTTCACAACAGTTGGAGCAAGTGGAGCCTTTGCAAAATCCAGTTCAAATGCAAATGCTGCAGCAAGTTTCCCAGCAGCCAGAGTTTTCACAGGCACAGCAACAGCAGCAAGTAGCTCATCAGCAAGGCAATATTACATCCCAGCAACTACAGGATTCGGGAATGTCATTACACGAGTATTTCAAGTCTCCAGAAGCTATTCAG TCTTTGCTGAGTGACCGGGATAAACTTTGCCAGCTTTTAGAGCAGCATCCAAAGTTAATGCAGATGCTTCAG GAAAAATTGGGCCAACTATAG